In one window of Nicotiana tabacum cultivar K326 chromosome 12, ASM71507v2, whole genome shotgun sequence DNA:
- the LOC107825525 gene encoding putative alpha,alpha-trehalose-phosphate synthase [UDP-forming] 7, whose amino-acid sequence MISRSYTNLLDLASGNFPTMGRERERRRMPRVMTVPGSICELDDDQANSVSSENPSSLAGDRMIIVANLLPLKAKRRPDNKGWSFSWNEDSLLLRLKDGLPEDMEVLYVGSLCVDVDPIEQDDVSNYLLDKFRCVPAFLPPNIVEKYYEGFCKRHLWPLFHYMLPFSPDHGGRFDRSMWEAYVSANKLFSQKVVEVLNPEDDFVWIHDYHLMVLPTFLRRRFNRLRMGFFLHSPFPSSEIYRTLPVREEILKALLCADIVGFHTFDYARHFLSCCSRMLGLEYQSKRGYIGLEYYGRTVGIKIMPVGIHMGHIESMKKLAAKELMLKALKQQFEGKTVLLGADDLDIFKGINLKLLAMEQMLKQHPKWQGQAVLVQIANPTRGKGVDFEEIQAEISESCKRINKQFGKPGYEPIVYIDRPVSSSERMAYYSIAECVVVTAVRDGMNLTPYEYIACRQGMSGSEADSDVDEPKKSMLVVSEFIGCSPSLSGAIRVNPWNVEATAEAMNEAISMAEPEKQLRHEKHYRYVSTHDVAYWARSFLQDMERTCMDHFRKRCYGIGLGFGFRVVALDPNFRKLSIDDIESAYIKSKSRAIFLDYDGTMMPQNSLIKSPSPEVISILNKICGDPNNTVFIVSGRGRDSLSKWFSPCRKLGLAAEHGYFVRWSQDLEWQTCSQNSDFGWMHLAEPVMQSYTDSTDGSCIEKKESAIVWQYRDADTGFGFSQAKEMLDHLESVLANEPVAVKSGQFIVEVKPQGVTKGLVAEKIFTSLAEKGKMADFVLCIGDDRSDEDMFEIIGDALSRNILSYDTKVFACTVGQKPSKAKYYLDDTSEVRLMLESLAEATLTPATSDEEADNSD is encoded by the exons AGGATGGAGCTTTAGTTGGAATGAGGACTCCTTACTTTTGAGACTTAAGGATGGATTACCTGAAGACATGGAAGTGCTATATGTTGGGTCGTTATGTGTTGATGTTGACCCGATTGAACAGGATGACGTTTCTAATTATCTGTTGGATAAGTTTAGATGTGTTCCagcatttcttcctccaaataTTGTGGAGAAATATTACGAGGGCTTCTGTAAGAGGCATTTGTGGCCACTGTTTCATTACATGTTGCCGTTCTCACCTGACCATGGAGGCCGCTTTGATCGCTCTATGTGGGAAGCATATGTTTCTGCCAACAAGTTGTTTTCACAAAAAGTAGTTGAGGTTCTTAATCCTGAGGATGACTTTGTTTGGATTCATGATTATCATTTGATGGTGTTGCCTACGTTCTTGAGGAGGCGGTTCAATCGTTTGAGAATGGGGTTTTTCCTTCACAGTCCATTTCCTTCATCTGAGATTTACAGGACACTTCCTGTTAGAGAGGAAATACTCAAGGCTTTGCTCTGTGCTGACATTGTTGGATTCCACACTTTTGACTACGCGAGACACTTCCTCTCTTGTTGCAGTCGGATGTTGGGTTTAGAGTATCAGTCTAAAAGAGGTTATATAGGGTTAGAATACTATGGACGGACAGTAGGCATCAAGATTATGCCCGTCGGGATACATATGGGTCATATTGAGTCCATGAAGAAACTTGCAGCGAAAGAGTTGATGCTTAAGGCGCTAAAGCAGCAATTTGAAGGGAAAACTGTGTTGCTTGGTGCCGATGACCTGGATATTTTCAAAGGTATAAACTTAAAGCTTCTAGCTATGGAACAGATGCTCAAACAGCACCCCAAGTGGCAAGGGCAGGCTGTGTTGGTCCAGATTGCAAATCCTACGAGGGGTAAAGGAgtagattttgaggaaatacaggCTGAGATATCGGAAAGCTGTAAGAGAATCAATAAGCAATTCGGCAAGCCTGGATATGAGCCTATAGTTTATATTGATAGGCCCGTGTCAAGCAGTGAACGCATGGCATATTACAGTATTGCAGAATGTGTTGTTGTCACGGCTGTGAGGGACGGGATGAACCTAACTCCGTATGAGTACATTGCTTGTCGACAAGGAATGTCTGGCTCAGAAGCAGATTCAGATGTAGATGAACCTAAGAAGAGCATGTTAGTTGTATCTGAATTCATTGGGTGTTCACCTTCACTGAGTGGGGCCATTCGAGTCAACCCGTGGAATGTTGAAGCAACTGCCGAGGCAATGAATGAGGCTATATCTATGGCTGAACCAGAGAAGCAGCTACGACATGAAAAGCATTATCGTTACGTTAGCACCCACGATGTTGCTTATTGGGCAAGAAGCTTCTTGCAAGATATGGAGAGGACTTGTATGGATCACTTTAGAAAAAGATGCTACGGCATTGGTTTGGGCTTTGGGTTCAGAGTTGTGGCCCTTGACCCTAACTTTAGAAAGCTTTcaattgatgatattgagtcagCTTATATTAAGTCTAAGAGCAGGGCCATATTCCTCGACTATGACGGAACTATGATGCCTCAGAATTCTCTCATTAAGTCTCCAAGTCCTGAAGTTATCTCAATCCTGAATAAAATTTGTGGTGATCCGAACAATACTGTCTTTATCGTTAGTGGAAGGGGAAGGGACAGCCTGAGCAAATGGTTTTCTCCTTGTAGGAAACTCGGTCTTGCAGCAGAACATGGCTATTTTGTGAG ATGGTCACAAGATCTGGAATGGCAAACATGCAGTCAGAACTCTGATTTTGGTTGGATGCATCTTGCCGAACCAGTAATGCAATCCTATACAGATTCTACAGATGGATCTTGCATTGAAAAAAAGGAAAGTGCTATAGTGTGGCAGTATCGTGATGCGGATACCGGCTTTGGGTTTTCTCAGGCAAAGGAGATGCTTGATCATCTAGAGAGTGTTTTAGCAAATGAACCTGTTGCTGTCAAAAGTGGGCAGTTCATTGTGGAAGTCAAACCTCAG GGTGTCACCAAAGGTTTAGTTGCAGAAAAAATCTTCACATCGTTGGCAGAGAAAGGGAAAATGGCAGATTTTGTGCTTTGCATTGGTGATGATCGATCTGATGAGGATATGTTTGAGATCATCGGTGATGCTTTATCCAGAAATATTCTTTCTTATGATACCAAAGTATTTGCCTGCACAGTGGGACAAAAACCAAGCAAAGCTAAATATTATTTGGATGACACTTCAGAGGTTAGACTTATGCTAGAGTCTCTTGCTGAAGCAACTCTTACTCCAGCGACTTCTGATGAAGAAGCTGACAACTCGGATTGA